Proteins encoded together in one Triticum dicoccoides isolate Atlit2015 ecotype Zavitan chromosome 7B, WEW_v2.0, whole genome shotgun sequence window:
- the LOC119338249 gene encoding glutathione S-transferase-like, with product MAAMKPVLYSAAISSCSYRVRIALSLKGVEYEYRTVEWNDTDYEKINPIKYVPALQDGDILVSDSLAIILYLEDKYPQHPLLPQDLKRKALNLQIANIVCSSIQPLQCYAVIGLIKGKLGPDESLQIVHHYIDKGFRAIEKLLEGCDSKFATGDEVQLADVFLAPQIHAGVTRFDIDMSKYPHLERFYKAYMEIPAFQAARPENQPDAPSLRQ from the exons ATGGCAGCGATGAAGCCCGTCCTGTACAGCGCGGCGATCAGCTCCTGCTCCTACCGGGTCCGCATCGCcctcagcctcaaag GCGTAGAATATGAGTACAGGACGGTGGAGTGGAATGATACAG ATTATGAGAAAATCAATCCAATTAAGTATGTGCCAGCACTACAAGATGGGGACATCTTGGTTTCAGACTCTCTTGCAATCATATTG TATCTTGAAGACAAATATCCCCAGCACCCTCTTTTACCTCAAGATCTGAAAAGGAAGGCTCTTAATCTGCAG ATTGCAAACATTGTGTGCTCGAGCATTCAGCCTCTTCAGTGTTACGCTGTTATC GGGTTGATTAAAGGCAAATTGGGCCCTGATGAGAGCCTTCAGATAGTGCATCATTACATTGACAAGGGATTTAGAG CAATTGAAAAGCTTCTGGAAGGATGTGACAGTAAATTTGCTACTGGAGATGAAGTCCAACTG GCGGACGTGTTCCTTGCGCCCCAGATACACGCTGGCGTGACGCGCTTCGACATCGACATG TCGAAATATCCACATTTGGAGAGATTTTACAAAGCATACATGGAAATCCCAGCATTTCAAGCCGCACGCCCTGAAAACCAGCCAGACGCGCCTTCGCTCCGTCAGTGA